A single window of Nocardioides kongjuensis DNA harbors:
- a CDS encoding glycosyltransferase family 87 protein, which yields MTHVHPTRDDAVVTALSEVVGGPMGEHARPHRWWTPARVLLLLTAVVFAAGLVQKAPCSLAQGRDQNWVYSHMCYTDLKPLYVPRGMAEHAWPYSDDAQTRARYDVMEYPVGISYWAWGTAWVTHWLNGSPDVAARYKEPVSDLYADPEVHDEEDIFLLVNAVGFAALALLATWLLAGTNRSRPWDAAAFAASPALLLTGLINWDLLAVALVAGALWAWSRDRPVLTGVLIGLGTAAKLYPLFLLGGLLVICLRQRRVGRFALAALWAVVAWVVANAPAYLSGPDQWKVFWSFNAERKADLGSLWLLVDQAGDLGISAHTINVWSWALFGAWCVGVFAIGMSAGRRGPVAMVPRLAQLGYLVVVGFLLVNKVYSPQYVLWLLPLAVLARPRWRDQVVWQACEVFYFCTVWWYLGGYLAPAGGGDAGFYWVGIVVRVLGELYLAAVIVRDLYRPVHDPCALERVEPGSAVAELSR from the coding sequence GTGACGCACGTCCACCCCACCCGCGACGACGCGGTCGTCACGGCGCTGAGCGAGGTCGTCGGCGGGCCGATGGGCGAGCACGCGCGGCCGCACCGGTGGTGGACGCCGGCCCGGGTCCTGCTCCTGCTCACCGCCGTGGTGTTCGCGGCCGGGCTCGTGCAGAAGGCGCCGTGCTCGCTGGCCCAGGGACGCGACCAGAACTGGGTCTACTCCCACATGTGCTACACCGACCTCAAGCCGCTGTACGTGCCGCGCGGGATGGCCGAGCACGCCTGGCCCTACTCCGACGACGCCCAGACCCGGGCGCGCTACGACGTGATGGAGTACCCCGTCGGCATCTCCTACTGGGCCTGGGGCACCGCGTGGGTGACGCACTGGCTCAACGGGTCGCCGGACGTCGCGGCCCGCTACAAGGAGCCCGTCTCCGACCTGTACGCCGACCCGGAGGTCCACGACGAGGAGGACATCTTCCTGCTCGTCAACGCCGTCGGCTTCGCCGCGCTCGCGCTGCTGGCGACCTGGCTGCTCGCGGGGACGAACCGGTCCCGGCCCTGGGACGCCGCGGCCTTCGCCGCGTCCCCCGCGCTGCTGCTGACCGGCCTGATCAACTGGGACCTGCTCGCCGTGGCCCTGGTGGCCGGCGCACTGTGGGCCTGGTCGCGCGACCGGCCCGTGCTCACCGGCGTGCTGATCGGGCTGGGCACCGCCGCCAAGCTGTACCCGCTGTTCCTGCTCGGCGGGCTGCTGGTCATCTGCCTGCGCCAGCGCCGCGTCGGGCGCTTCGCCCTCGCCGCGCTGTGGGCGGTGGTCGCGTGGGTCGTGGCGAACGCGCCGGCGTACCTCAGCGGCCCGGACCAGTGGAAGGTGTTCTGGTCGTTCAACGCCGAGCGGAAGGCCGACCTGGGGTCGCTGTGGCTGCTCGTCGACCAGGCCGGTGACCTCGGCATCTCGGCGCACACGATCAACGTGTGGTCGTGGGCGCTGTTCGGCGCCTGGTGCGTCGGGGTGTTCGCGATCGGGATGAGCGCCGGTCGCCGCGGGCCGGTGGCGATGGTCCCCCGCCTCGCGCAGCTGGGCTACCTGGTCGTGGTCGGCTTCCTGCTGGTCAACAAGGTCTACTCGCCGCAGTACGTGCTGTGGCTGCTCCCCCTCGCCGTGCTGGCCCGGCCGCGCTGGCGCGACCAGGTCGTGTGGCAGGCGTGCGAGGTCTTCTACTTCTGCACGGTCTGGTGGTACCTCGGCGGCTACCTCGCCCCCGCGGGTGGCGGCGACGCGGGGTTCTACTGGGTCGGCATCGTGGTGCGGGTGCTCGGCGAGCTCTACCTCGCCGCCGTGATCGTGCGCGACCTCTACCGGCCCGTCCACGACCCGTGCGCGCTCGAGCGGGTCGAGCCGGGGTCGGCCGTGGCGGAGCTCAGCCGGTGA
- a CDS encoding group II truncated hemoglobin, with protein sequence MTRPDPATPSIYEWAGGMDALRRLTTVFYARVPGDPVLAPVFAGMDADHPEHVAVWLAEVFGGPAGYTAHRGGHPHMARQHLGRAITEQQRRRWVELLLDAADEAGLPTDPESRAVFVYYLEWGTRMALVYSGEDPPAVDAADVPRWGWGQTPPWQPDRP encoded by the coding sequence GTGACCCGACCGGACCCGGCGACGCCGAGCATCTACGAGTGGGCCGGCGGGATGGACGCCCTGCGCCGTCTCACCACCGTGTTCTACGCACGGGTGCCGGGCGACCCGGTGCTCGCCCCGGTGTTCGCGGGCATGGACGCCGACCACCCCGAGCACGTCGCCGTGTGGCTGGCCGAGGTCTTCGGTGGCCCGGCCGGCTACACCGCCCACCGCGGCGGCCACCCGCACATGGCGCGCCAGCACCTCGGCCGCGCGATCACCGAGCAGCAGCGCCGGCGGTGGGTCGAGCTGCTGCTCGACGCTGCCGACGAGGCCGGGCTGCCGACCGACCCCGAGTCCCGGGCGGTGTTCGTCTACTACCTGGAGTGGGGCACCCGGATGGCGCTGGTCTACTCCGGCGAGGACCCGCCGGCCGTCGATGCCGCGGACGTCCCGCGGTGGGGGTGGGGACAGACCCCGCCCTGGCAGCCGGACCGACCCTAG
- a CDS encoding SigE family RNA polymerase sigma factor — MTGRQERDAAFTAFVEAHQVRLRRVAYAVCGGEWDRAEDVLQTALAKLYVSWPRLHAAGTELAYVRRIIVNADLDERRRPWRRERPGLEGHDPAARAGLGVDERAELLAAVRSLPPMQRRVVVLRHWLGLSVAETAAELDIAEGTVKSQSSRALAALRGQISGNRVG, encoded by the coding sequence GTGACCGGGCGCCAGGAGCGGGACGCCGCGTTCACCGCGTTCGTCGAGGCCCACCAGGTCCGGCTGCGCCGGGTCGCGTACGCCGTGTGCGGCGGCGAGTGGGACCGCGCCGAGGACGTGCTGCAGACGGCGCTGGCCAAGCTCTACGTGAGCTGGCCGCGCCTGCACGCGGCCGGCACCGAGCTGGCGTACGTGCGCCGGATCATCGTCAACGCGGACCTCGACGAGCGGCGCCGGCCGTGGCGCCGCGAGCGGCCGGGTCTGGAGGGCCACGACCCCGCGGCCCGCGCCGGGCTGGGGGTCGACGAGCGTGCCGAGCTGCTCGCCGCCGTGCGCTCGCTGCCGCCGATGCAGCGCCGGGTGGTCGTGCTGCGGCACTGGCTCGGGTTGTCGGTCGCCGAGACCGCCGCCGAGCTCGACATCGCGGAGGGCACGGTCAAGAGCCAGTCGTCGCGGGCACTGGCGGCGCTGCGTGGACAGATCTCCGGGAATCGGGTCGGCTGA
- a CDS encoding SRPBCC family protein, with protein sequence MADTYEKLLEDSIEISAPVEKVWSLVTDIPAMSKWSPQVVKSTVRGGVVKQGAVFSNLNKQGLKRWPTGGKVVRFQPPTASTPGDFAFRIRENRTVWSFELAPTADGGTRLTERRETPDGISGLSMVLTKVVLGGQRPFTDELRRGIRQTLERIKAEAEA encoded by the coding sequence ATGGCCGACACGTACGAGAAGCTGCTCGAGGACTCGATCGAGATCTCCGCCCCCGTCGAGAAGGTGTGGTCGCTCGTCACCGACATCCCGGCGATGTCCAAGTGGAGCCCGCAGGTCGTGAAGTCGACCGTCCGGGGTGGCGTCGTCAAGCAGGGCGCGGTCTTCAGCAACCTCAACAAGCAGGGCCTCAAGCGCTGGCCGACCGGCGGCAAGGTCGTCCGGTTCCAGCCGCCGACCGCCTCCACGCCCGGCGACTTCGCGTTCCGGATCCGCGAGAACCGGACCGTGTGGTCCTTCGAGCTCGCGCCGACCGCCGACGGCGGCACCCGCCTGACCGAGCGCCGCGAGACCCCCGACGGCATCTCGGGCCTGTCGATGGTGCTGACCAAGGTCGTCCTCGGCGGCCAGCGGCCCTTCACCGACGAGCTCCGCCGCGGCATCCGGCAGACCCTCGAGCGGATCAAGGCCGAGGCCGAGGCCTGA
- a CDS encoding PadR family transcriptional regulator, with translation MARRGDTIELAVLGLLHEGPMHGYELRKRLNLMLGWGRLLSYGSLYPALKKMLRGNLIEETVPSGPQTRRQRIVYQVTDLGTEEFSRLMSEVGPAAWEDDNFDIRFRFFSSTDMEIRLRVLEGRRSRLQERLDRVQRELAMTQAEADRYAAELQRHGVESVEREVRWLSELINAERSGQQAPPGPETPTPAAPSTPS, from the coding sequence ATGGCACGGCGCGGGGACACCATCGAGCTCGCAGTCCTCGGACTGCTGCACGAGGGACCCATGCACGGCTACGAGCTGCGCAAGCGGCTGAACCTGATGCTGGGCTGGGGCCGGCTGCTGTCGTACGGCTCGCTCTACCCCGCGCTGAAGAAGATGCTCCGTGGCAACCTCATCGAGGAGACCGTGCCCTCGGGTCCCCAGACCCGCCGGCAGCGGATCGTCTACCAGGTGACCGACCTGGGCACCGAGGAGTTCTCGCGCCTGATGTCGGAGGTGGGTCCTGCCGCGTGGGAGGACGACAACTTCGACATCCGGTTCCGGTTCTTCTCCTCCACCGACATGGAGATCCGGCTGCGCGTCCTCGAAGGACGCCGCTCCCGGCTCCAGGAGCGGCTCGACCGCGTCCAGCGCGAGCTGGCCATGACGCAGGCCGAGGCCGACCGGTACGCCGCAGAGCTGCAGCGTCACGGAGTGGAGTCGGTCGAGCGTGAGGTCCGGTGGCTCTCCGAGCTCATCAACGCCGAGCGCAGTGGCCAGCAGGCACCACCCGGACCGGAGACGCCGACTCCAGCAGCACCGTCGACGCCGTCCTGA
- a CDS encoding transglycosylase domain-containing protein, producing the protein MVQGKRKSGASTKKSKARSKDRTPRTWKQRLKRYTVWGLIACVVMALLGAAGFFVAYRSIDIPDPNAEFLTETTQVYYSDGKSQLGQFAVQKRDSIDYDEMPQYVKDAVVAAENQTFWTDNGLDPKGILRAAFSNAQGNATQGASTITQQYVKILYLTQERTWKRKLKEAILSLKVKNQLSKQDVLEGYLNTIYFGRGAYGIQAAAQSYFAKDAADLNLKQSAALAAILNNPNGLDPADGDDVAQRLLGRYQYVLDSMAKMGTAPAGEVSQAREALPKFPQIKQSAQYGGQRGHVLTMVRKELSNLGFSEEEINGGGLQVTTTFTKKAMAAAAEGVAEQRPEGFGPKQLHVAVASVQPGTGAVRGFYGGQDYLDSQINWAVAGGQAGSTFKPFALASAIESGFELKDTFDGNSPYDLPGGGRPIENQGNHSYGRVNLIKATEDSINTAYIDMTLSMPDGPNQIISTANAMGIPPAEPADPPYGIPTSSPGLQPNTGVSLGSQTVSPINMANGYATIANRGVAADAYIIEKVVDRDGVVRYDHKVTTHDAVPEGIADDVGYALQQVVKSGSGTAALGLDRPAGGKTGTATNGNGEVSSAWFVGYTPQLATAVMYVRGKGNEQLKDWLPSYFGGAYPAKTWTAVMLRALDGADVESLPPAAYVKGEAPDDGHEYVPPPPPPPKKTKKPKETKTTQAPPTELPPPPPTTELPPPPTDTVPTQPTGPPTTTGGGPIIGGPGNGQKPRVRQGRRRPANR; encoded by the coding sequence GTGGTTCAGGGAAAACGTAAGTCCGGCGCGTCGACCAAGAAGTCGAAGGCGCGCTCGAAGGACCGCACGCCGCGGACCTGGAAGCAGCGGCTGAAGCGGTACACGGTCTGGGGCCTCATCGCCTGCGTGGTGATGGCGCTGCTGGGTGCTGCCGGCTTCTTCGTGGCGTACCGGTCGATCGACATCCCGGACCCCAACGCCGAGTTCCTCACCGAGACCACGCAGGTCTACTACTCCGACGGCAAGAGCCAGCTCGGCCAGTTCGCGGTGCAGAAGCGTGACTCGATCGACTACGACGAGATGCCGCAGTACGTGAAGGACGCGGTCGTCGCCGCCGAGAACCAGACCTTCTGGACCGACAACGGCCTCGACCCCAAGGGCATCCTGCGCGCGGCGTTCAGCAACGCCCAGGGCAACGCGACCCAGGGTGCGTCGACGATCACCCAGCAGTACGTCAAGATCCTGTACCTCACCCAGGAGCGCACCTGGAAGCGCAAGCTCAAGGAAGCGATCCTCTCGCTCAAGGTGAAGAACCAGCTGAGCAAGCAGGACGTGCTCGAGGGCTACCTCAACACGATCTACTTCGGCCGCGGCGCCTACGGCATCCAGGCCGCGGCGCAGTCCTACTTCGCCAAGGACGCCGCGGACCTCAACCTCAAGCAGTCCGCCGCGCTGGCCGCGATCCTCAACAACCCCAACGGGCTCGACCCCGCGGACGGCGACGACGTGGCCCAGCGGCTGCTCGGCCGCTACCAGTACGTCCTCGACTCGATGGCCAAGATGGGCACCGCGCCCGCCGGTGAGGTCTCCCAGGCGCGCGAGGCGCTGCCGAAGTTCCCGCAGATCAAGCAGAGCGCCCAGTACGGCGGCCAGCGCGGCCACGTGCTGACGATGGTCCGCAAGGAGCTCAGCAACCTCGGCTTCAGCGAGGAGGAGATCAACGGCGGCGGCCTCCAGGTCACCACCACCTTCACCAAGAAGGCGATGGCCGCGGCCGCCGAGGGCGTCGCCGAGCAGCGCCCGGAGGGCTTCGGCCCCAAGCAGCTGCACGTCGCGGTCGCCTCGGTCCAGCCCGGCACCGGCGCCGTGCGCGGCTTCTACGGCGGCCAGGACTACCTCGACTCGCAGATCAACTGGGCGGTCGCGGGCGGCCAGGCCGGCTCGACGTTCAAGCCGTTCGCGCTCGCCTCGGCGATCGAGTCCGGCTTCGAGCTCAAGGACACCTTCGACGGCAACTCGCCCTACGACCTGCCGGGCGGCGGGCGCCCGATCGAGAACCAGGGCAACCACAGCTACGGCCGGGTCAACCTGATCAAGGCCACCGAGGACTCGATCAACACCGCTTACATCGACATGACCCTGTCGATGCCGGACGGCCCGAACCAGATCATCAGCACCGCCAACGCGATGGGGATCCCGCCGGCCGAGCCGGCCGACCCGCCGTACGGCATCCCGACCTCGAGCCCGGGCCTCCAGCCCAACACCGGCGTCTCGCTGGGCTCGCAGACGGTGAGCCCGATCAACATGGCCAACGGCTACGCGACCATCGCCAACCGCGGCGTCGCCGCCGACGCCTACATCATCGAGAAGGTCGTCGACCGCGACGGCGTCGTGCGCTACGACCACAAGGTCACCACCCACGACGCGGTCCCGGAGGGCATCGCGGACGACGTGGGCTACGCCCTGCAGCAGGTCGTGAAGTCCGGTTCCGGTACGGCGGCCCTGGGCCTGGACCGCCCGGCCGGCGGCAAGACCGGCACGGCCACCAACGGCAACGGCGAGGTCTCCTCGGCGTGGTTCGTGGGCTACACGCCGCAGCTGGCGACCGCGGTGATGTACGTGCGCGGCAAGGGCAACGAGCAGCTCAAGGACTGGCTGCCGTCGTACTTCGGTGGCGCCTACCCCGCCAAGACCTGGACCGCGGTGATGCTGCGCGCCCTCGACGGCGCGGACGTCGAGAGCCTGCCGCCGGCGGCGTACGTCAAGGGCGAGGCACCGGACGACGGGCACGAGTACGTGCCGCCGCCGCCCCCGCCGCCGAAGAAGACGAAGAAGCCCAAGGAGACGAAGACGACGCAGGCTCCCCCGACGGAGCTGCCGCCGCCTCCGCCGACCACGGAGCTGCCGCCGCCGCCGACCGACACGGTGCCGACCCAGCCGACCGGCCCGCCGACCACGACGGGCGGTGGTCCGATCATCGGTGGGCCCGGCAACGGCCAGAAGCCGCGCGTGCGCCAGGGGCGTCGCCGACCGGCGAACCGCTGA
- a CDS encoding inositol-3-phosphate synthase, with product MGSVRVAIAGVGNCATSLIQGVQYYRGADAASTVPGLMHVQFGDYHVSDVEFVAAFDVDDKKVGKDLSEAINASENNTIKITDVPTLGVEVQRGPTLDGLGKYYRMTIEESAAEPVDVVQVLKDAQVDVLVSYLPVGSEEADKFYAQCAIDAGVAFVNALPVFIASDPVWAKKFEDAGVPIVGDDIKSQVGATITHRVMAKLFEDRGVVLDRTYQLNVGGNMDFKNMLERERLESKKVSKTQAVTSNLNGPLAGKIDDKNVHIGPSDYVAWLDDRKWAYVRLEGRAFGDVPLNLEYKLEVWDSPNSAGIIIDAVRAAKIAKDRGVGGPIIPASAYLMKSPPVQIEDTEGRAQLEAFIKGV from the coding sequence ATGGGTTCGGTTCGAGTAGCGATCGCCGGCGTGGGCAACTGCGCCACGTCCCTCATCCAGGGCGTGCAGTACTACCGGGGCGCCGATGCCGCGAGCACCGTCCCGGGGCTCATGCACGTCCAGTTCGGCGACTACCACGTCAGCGACGTCGAGTTCGTCGCCGCGTTCGACGTCGACGACAAGAAGGTCGGCAAGGACCTGTCCGAGGCCATCAACGCCTCGGAGAACAACACCATCAAGATCACCGACGTCCCCACCCTGGGTGTCGAGGTCCAGCGCGGCCCGACCCTGGACGGTCTCGGCAAGTACTACCGGATGACCATCGAGGAGTCCGCGGCCGAGCCGGTCGACGTCGTCCAGGTCCTCAAGGACGCCCAGGTCGACGTGCTCGTCTCCTACCTCCCGGTGGGCTCCGAGGAGGCCGACAAGTTCTACGCCCAGTGCGCGATCGACGCCGGTGTTGCCTTCGTCAACGCCCTGCCCGTCTTCATCGCCTCCGACCCGGTCTGGGCCAAGAAGTTCGAGGACGCCGGCGTCCCGATCGTCGGTGACGACATCAAGTCGCAGGTCGGCGCCACCATCACCCACCGCGTGATGGCGAAGCTGTTCGAGGACCGCGGCGTCGTGCTGGACCGCACCTACCAGCTCAACGTCGGCGGCAACATGGACTTCAAGAACATGCTCGAGCGCGAGCGCCTGGAGTCCAAGAAGGTCTCCAAGACCCAGGCCGTCACCTCGAACCTCAACGGCCCGCTGGCCGGCAAGATCGACGACAAGAACGTCCACATCGGCCCGTCCGACTACGTCGCGTGGCTCGACGACCGCAAGTGGGCCTACGTCCGCCTCGAGGGTCGCGCCTTCGGTGACGTCCCGCTCAACCTCGAGTACAAGCTCGAGGTCTGGGACTCCCCGAACTCGGCCGGCATCATCATCGACGCCGTCCGTGCGGCCAAGATCGCCAAGGACCGCGGCGTCGGCGGCCCGATCATCCCCGCGTCGGCGTACCTCATGAAGAGCCCGCCGGTGCAGATCGAGGACACCGAGGGTCGCGCCCAGCTCGAGGCCTTCATCAAGGGCGTCTGA
- a CDS encoding MarR family winged helix-turn-helix transcriptional regulator: protein MTAPRPLGYWLTTLDRLLDDQVADALAERGLSRSEWHALGRLEHGAVAEDVAVELLPAVEGLVAAGLVEHRSGEYRLTEAGSERVAELQEGPVQAVAERAVEGLSAEQYDALLGSLEQVATNLGWLADGPVS from the coding sequence ATGACCGCACCCCGCCCGCTCGGCTACTGGCTGACCACGCTCGACCGCCTGCTCGACGACCAGGTCGCGGACGCCCTGGCCGAGCGCGGGCTGAGCCGCAGCGAGTGGCACGCGCTCGGGCGCCTCGAGCACGGTGCCGTCGCCGAGGACGTCGCCGTCGAGCTGCTCCCCGCCGTCGAGGGCCTGGTCGCGGCGGGGCTGGTCGAGCACCGCAGCGGCGAGTACCGGCTGACCGAGGCAGGCAGCGAGCGGGTCGCCGAGCTCCAGGAGGGCCCCGTGCAGGCGGTCGCCGAGCGGGCGGTCGAGGGTCTCTCGGCGGAGCAGTACGACGCGCTCCTCGGCTCGCTCGAGCAGGTGGCCACGAACCTCGGCTGGCTCGCGGACGGTCCCGTCTCCTAG
- a CDS encoding alanine racemase, with product MVATGSTGGLTLTVDGPRWRSHLEAVADAQPGIVPVAKGNGYGFTLGRLARKAQWLAERGHDVRTLAVGTYDELPEVAQRWHGDLLVLTPWRPWVPLPDTATGRRLVHTVSRLGDLRDLLHADPTARIVLERMTSMRRHGMAARELWEAGDLLRKHPGARVEGLALHLPLGQGTHLGEVTRLVNDFVAAEVPTRGTPEVWVSHLTDAELTTLRSQYGDFTVRPRIGTGLWLGDRGALRVTARVLDVHPVERGDAFGYRGRTAPKSGHVLVVSGGTAHGIGLEAPTGEQSIKARAATLARGGLDAVGFVRSPYAIDGKQRLFAEPPHMQASMLFLPHGARVPEVGEDVDVRVRYTATAFDRVVVTG from the coding sequence ATGGTCGCGACAGGCTCGACCGGCGGGCTGACCCTCACCGTCGACGGCCCGCGCTGGCGGTCCCACCTCGAGGCGGTCGCCGACGCCCAGCCCGGGATCGTCCCGGTCGCCAAGGGCAACGGCTACGGCTTCACGCTGGGCCGGCTGGCCCGCAAGGCCCAGTGGCTGGCCGAGCGCGGCCACGACGTGCGCACCCTCGCGGTCGGCACGTACGACGAGCTGCCCGAGGTCGCCCAGCGCTGGCACGGCGACCTGCTGGTGCTCACCCCGTGGCGCCCCTGGGTGCCGCTCCCCGACACCGCGACCGGCCGGCGCCTGGTCCACACCGTCAGCCGGCTCGGCGACCTGCGCGACCTGCTGCACGCCGACCCGACCGCCCGGATCGTGCTCGAGCGGATGACCTCGATGCGCCGCCACGGCATGGCCGCCCGCGAGCTGTGGGAGGCCGGCGACCTGCTCCGCAAGCACCCCGGCGCCCGGGTCGAGGGCCTCGCCCTGCACCTGCCGCTGGGGCAGGGCACCCACCTCGGCGAGGTGACCCGGCTGGTCAACGACTTCGTCGCCGCCGAGGTCCCCACCCGCGGCACCCCGGAGGTCTGGGTCAGCCACCTCACCGACGCCGAGCTGACCACCCTGCGCAGCCAGTACGGCGACTTCACGGTCCGCCCGCGGATCGGAACCGGCCTGTGGCTCGGTGACCGCGGCGCGCTGCGGGTGACGGCGAGGGTCCTCGACGTGCACCCGGTCGAGCGCGGCGACGCGTTCGGCTACCGCGGCCGCACCGCCCCGAAGTCCGGGCACGTGCTCGTCGTCAGCGGCGGCACCGCGCACGGCATCGGCCTGGAGGCGCCCACGGGTGAGCAGTCGATCAAGGCGCGCGCGGCGACGCTGGCCCGCGGCGGCCTCGACGCGGTCGGGTTCGTGCGCTCGCCGTACGCCATCGACGGCAAGCAGCGGCTCTTCGCCGAGCCGCCACACATGCAGGCCTCGATGCTGTTCCTGCCGCACGGCGCGCGGGTGCCCGAGGTCGGCGAGGACGTCGACGTCCGGGTCCGCTACACCGCCACCGCGTTCGACCGGGTCGTGGTCACCGGCTGA
- a CDS encoding endonuclease/exonuclease/phosphatase family protein translates to MTEGSRATRVATVAVAAAVLVAVVVVLVLQGPSQQPGAGPGAPVTTVPPPPSSGATPTRTEPPPPSPTPPPTVPPTCPTPAPVQLTVMSFNIHFGTAHDGRVELDRIAAEIRGWQPDVVLLQEVDKGRPVSGNLDQASVLGTKTGLNHVYGGNSRNTGAGPRGNAILTRFPITSATNTHLPMAGGKELRGLLHAQLDVAGVPVSVYASHFDHRGRKARRVQARTAVQMMAADPLPKLFGGDLNTGPDSRPIAILKGSGLGDSWAVGSGKGATVPADRPGSRIDFILHDGWFTPVQAEVLYSAVSDHRAVWTRMQLQPPPAC, encoded by the coding sequence GTGACGGAGGGCAGCCGGGCGACCAGGGTCGCCACCGTGGCGGTCGCCGCGGCGGTCCTGGTCGCGGTGGTGGTCGTGCTCGTGCTGCAGGGCCCGTCCCAGCAGCCGGGCGCCGGTCCGGGCGCCCCGGTCACCACGGTGCCCCCGCCGCCCTCCTCGGGCGCCACCCCCACCCGCACCGAGCCGCCGCCGCCGTCCCCGACGCCGCCGCCGACCGTCCCGCCCACCTGCCCGACGCCCGCGCCGGTCCAGCTGACGGTGATGAGCTTCAACATCCACTTCGGCACCGCGCACGACGGCCGGGTCGAGCTGGACCGGATCGCCGCCGAGATCCGCGGCTGGCAGCCGGACGTCGTGCTGCTCCAGGAGGTCGACAAGGGCCGCCCCGTCAGCGGCAACCTCGACCAGGCCAGCGTGCTCGGCACCAAGACCGGCCTGAACCACGTGTACGGCGGCAACTCCCGCAACACCGGCGCCGGTCCCCGCGGCAACGCCATCTTGACCCGGTTCCCCATCACGTCCGCCACCAACACGCACCTGCCGATGGCCGGCGGCAAGGAGCTGCGCGGGCTGCTGCACGCCCAGCTCGACGTGGCCGGCGTACCCGTCAGCGTCTATGCCAGCCACTTCGACCACCGCGGCCGCAAGGCCCGCCGGGTGCAGGCGAGGACCGCCGTGCAGATGATGGCCGCCGACCCGCTGCCCAAGCTCTTCGGCGGCGACCTCAACACCGGACCCGACTCGCGCCCGATCGCGATCCTCAAGGGCTCCGGCCTCGGCGACTCCTGGGCCGTCGGCTCCGGCAAGGGCGCCACCGTCCCTGCCGACCGCCCCGGCAGCCGGATCGACTTCATCCTCCACGACGGCTGGTTCACCCCCGTCCAGGCCGAGGTGCTCTACTCCGCCGTCTCCGACCACCGTGCCGTGTGGACCCGGATGCAGCTGCAGCCCCCGCCCGCCTGCTGA
- a CDS encoding lipid II:glycine glycyltransferase FemX: MPSVRPISPTEHRDHLATLPSASFLQTPGWAQVKSEWRSESLGWFDDAGKQVGVALVLYRKLPRLNRYLAYLPEGPVIDWSSDDLGSWLDPMVRHLKEQGAFAVRTGPPVVTRRWTTAQVKDGIADPAVRLLGEIPPAERTPAGARVVAQLHELGWRHQGVEGGFAAGQPQFVFQVPLRSADGIQLSEDEVLKAMNQLWRRNIKKAAKEGVEVTRGSREDLKAFHELYVHTAQRDHFTPRPLRYFETMHDALQADSDERFTLWLARHDGDLVASTIAIRVGEHAWYSYGASSTEKREVRGSNAIQWAMIRDAIAAGAAVYDLRGITETLDAEDPHVGLIQFKVGTGGEAVEYAGEWDLPINRALYKAFQVYLQRRG, translated from the coding sequence ATGCCCAGCGTGCGCCCGATCAGCCCGACCGAGCACCGCGACCACCTCGCCACGCTGCCCTCCGCCAGCTTCCTGCAGACGCCCGGCTGGGCGCAGGTCAAGAGCGAGTGGCGCAGCGAGTCGCTGGGGTGGTTCGACGACGCGGGGAAGCAGGTCGGTGTCGCGCTGGTGCTGTACCGGAAGCTCCCGAGGCTCAACCGCTACCTCGCCTACCTGCCCGAGGGACCGGTCATCGACTGGAGCTCCGACGACCTCGGCTCCTGGCTCGACCCGATGGTGCGGCACCTCAAGGAGCAGGGCGCGTTCGCCGTCCGCACCGGTCCGCCGGTGGTCACCCGGCGCTGGACCACCGCCCAGGTCAAGGACGGCATCGCCGACCCGGCGGTCCGCCTGCTCGGCGAGATCCCGCCGGCCGAGCGCACCCCTGCGGGTGCCCGGGTGGTCGCCCAGCTCCACGAGCTCGGCTGGCGCCACCAGGGGGTCGAGGGCGGCTTCGCGGCGGGCCAGCCCCAGTTCGTCTTCCAGGTCCCGCTCCGCTCCGCCGACGGCATCCAGCTCAGCGAGGACGAGGTCCTCAAGGCGATGAACCAGCTCTGGCGCCGCAACATCAAGAAGGCCGCCAAGGAGGGCGTCGAGGTCACCCGCGGCTCGCGGGAGGACCTGAAGGCGTTCCACGAGCTCTACGTCCACACCGCCCAGCGCGACCACTTCACGCCCCGCCCGCTGCGCTACTTCGAGACGATGCACGACGCCCTGCAGGCCGACAGCGACGAGCGGTTCACGCTGTGGCTGGCCCGCCACGACGGCGACCTGGTGGCCTCGACGATCGCGATCCGGGTCGGCGAGCACGCCTGGTACTCCTACGGCGCCTCCTCCACCGAGAAGCGCGAGGTCCGCGGCTCCAACGCGATCCAGTGGGCGATGATCCGCGACGCGATCGCCGCCGGCGCTGCGGTCTACGACCTGCGCGGCATCACCGAGACCCTCGACGCCGAGGACCCCCACGTCGGGCTGATCCAGTTCAAGGTCGGCACCGGCGGCGAGGCGGTCGAGTACGCCGGAGAGTGGGACCTGCCGATCAACCGGGCGCTCTACAAGGCGTTCCAGGTCTACCTGCAGCGGAGGGGCTGA